One Capsicum annuum cultivar UCD-10X-F1 chromosome 2, UCD10Xv1.1, whole genome shotgun sequence genomic window carries:
- the LOC107858428 gene encoding AP2-like ethylene-responsive transcription factor At2g41710, which produces MASPSSEPTAKTEGSSGNDAGGGETSEAMGNIGTDQLLLYRGLKKAKKERCYTAKERISKMPPCTAGKRSSIYRGVTRHRWTGRYEAHLWDKSTWNQNQNKKGKQVYLGAYDEEEAAARAYDLAALKYWGPGTLINFPVTDYSRDLEEMQNVSREDYLASLRRKSGGFSRGISKYRPLSSRWDLQFGRVPGADYFNSLHYGDNATVDNEYIDGFCMDRKIDLSSYIKWWVGNKARQTDSHVKMSEEAKVGCPEDIDNELRASELSIQQTEPYEMPRLGVFQGKKNHKSSTLSAMSILSQSAAYKSFQEKVAKKKEKVENDENENKSTINRVDRGKMIEKSSPDSGSEKLGAAFLNAGGLSINRNLHPLTPLLSAPLLTNYNSIDPLTDPVLWTSLVPNFHIGSSRPTEVHKSKANSDNTLFQQED; this is translated from the exons ATGGCTTCCCCTTCCTCTGAGCCTACTGCCAAGACTGAGGGTAGCAGTGGCAATGATGCTGGTGGCGGAGAAACATCAGAAGCTATGGGGAATATAGGGACTGATCAACTATTATTATATAGAGGACTGAAGAAAGCAAAAAAAGAGAGGTGCTATACAGCCAAGGAGCGCATAAGCAAAATGCCCCCATGTACTGCAGGGAAGCGCAGCTCCATCTATCGTGGTGTCACTAG GCATAGATGGACTGGTCGTTATGAAGCTCATCTTTGGGATAAAAGTACCtggaatcaaaaccaaaataagaaaggaaaGCAAG TTTATTTAG GAGCATATGATGAGGAGGAGGCTGCAGCAAGAGCATATGATCTTGCCGCTTTGAAATATTGGGGTCCTGGAACTCTTATTAATTTCCCA GTGACCGATTACTCCAGGGACCTTGAAGAGATGCAAAATGTCTCAAGAGAGGATTATCTTGCGTCATTAAGAAG AAAGAGTGGTGGTTTCTCCAGAGGGATCTCGAAATATCGTCCACTATCCAG TCGATGGGATCTGCAATTCGGTCGTGTGCCTGGAGCTGATTACTTTAACAGCCTGCACTATG GTGATAATGCCACAGTGGACAATGAGTACATCGATGGTTTCTGCATGGATAGAAAGATTGACCTGTCAAGTTACATCAAGTGGTGGGTTGGTAATAAAGCTCGTCAAACAGATTCCCATGTGAAAATGTCAGAGGAAGCAAAGGTTGGTTGTCCTGAAGATATTGACAACGAGCTTAGGGCTTCAGAATTATCAATTCAGCAGACTGAACCATATGAGATGCCCCGTTTGGGTGTGTTCCAAGGAAAAAAGAATCACAAAAGCTCAACATTGTCTGCTATGAGCATTTTGTCACAGTCTGCTGCGTACAAGAGTTTTCAAGAGAAGGTtgctaaaaagaaagaaaaagttgaaaatgaTGAGAATGAAAACAAAAGCACCATCAACAGAGTCGACCGTGGGAAAAtgatagagaaatcaagtcctgATAGTGGAAGTGAGAAGCTTGGAGCTGCATTTCTCAATGCTGGGGGATTATCTATTAACAGAAACTTGCACCCACTTACTCCACTCCTCTCAGCACCACTTCTGACTAACTACAACAGCATAGATCCCTTAACAGACCCTGTTCTTTGGACATCTCTTGTTCCTAATTTTCATATAGGTTCTTCACGGCCTACCGAG GTCCACAAGAGCAAAGCAAATTCAGATAATACTTTATTTCAACAAGAAGATTAA